A region from the Corticium candelabrum chromosome 14, ooCorCand1.1, whole genome shotgun sequence genome encodes:
- the LOC134190024 gene encoding probable serine/threonine-protein kinase drkA, with protein sequence MTTDLSKHLCTDCLLGYYSSSSNSTCSKCPNKLMTPSTGSTSRSNCSQCSPNYCHYGTCTVALQGPAPSCTCHFGFTKDNEGLCTVPAYYIAAIGFLVGILLIVLVVVLMAKSRKAKKEHNSVVRIKDSEINRRQMIVTYQNNEIAQLNNTWTINSREVKLRKRIDKDYPGVYGEVYEAEYREIVVAVKKLQKEHLPINRLYLEFAREIEVMKTIRHPNIVWFLGAGRHHDDDCPFLVVEYMPRGSLTKILSNQEIVLDDNMKLRFAIDAAKGMRFLHSQRPPRIHRDLKSANLLVSTRWVVKVADFGTARLVRDEGVNQEAVRGEGFLDLTAPLLRPEYHLSSGVGTPFWCAPEIWRGSGYGTPADVYSFGIVMWEICSRKIPYYDQICDHLMTAIMNGTRPTVPENDQNDYIQLMKACWSGNVNCRPTFKDIVLNLEEMSEKSISIEILHHEN encoded by the exons ATGACTACTGATCTAAGCAAACACTTGTGCACTGATTGTCTTCTAGGCTACTATTCTTCTTCGTCTAACTCGACGTGTTCTAAATGTCCTAATAAACTGATGACACCATCTACAGGATCAACGAGTCGAAGCAACTGCAGTCAATGTTCTCCTAATTATTGTCATTACGGAACGTGTACGGTCGCATTGCAGGGACCCGCTCCCTCTTGTACTTGCCATTTTGGATTTACAAAAGACAACGAGGGACTGTGCACTGTACCAGCCTACTATATTGCGGCAATCGGGTTTTTAGTCGGAATATTACTTATCGTGCTTGTCGTTGTTTTGATGGCAAAGTCTAGAAAAGCTAAGAAAGAGCATAATTCCGTGGTGAGAATAAAAGACAGCGAAATAAACCGAAGACAAATGATAGTAACATATCAGAATAATGAGATTGCTCAACTTAACAATACTTGGACTATTAATTCTAGAGAAGTAAAACTACGAAAGAGAATTGACAAAGATTATCCGGGTGTCTACGGTGAGGTATACGAGGCAGAATACAGAGAAATAGTTGTAGCCgtcaaaaaattacaaaaagaACATCTACCAATCAACCGCCTTTATCTAGAGTTTGCACGTGAGATAGAAGTGATGAAGACAATCAGACATCCCAATATCGTCTGGTTTCTTGGAGCAGGTCGTCACCACGACGACGATTGTCCTTTCCTTGTGGTAGAGTACATGCCTCGCGGATCACTGACGAAAATATTGAGCAATCAAGAGATCGTCCTAGACGACAACATGAAATTGAGATTTGCTATAGACGCTGCGAAAGGAATGAGGTTCCTGCACAGCCAACGTCCACCTCGAATCCATCGTGATCTAAAAAGTGCTAATCTTTTGGTGAGCACTAGATGGGTCGTAAAAGTGGCAGATTTTGGAACAGCGCGACTAGTACGGGACGAAGGAGTTAACCAAGAGGCTGTGAGGGGAGAAGGATTTCTTGATCTAACAGCTCCTTTACTTCGCCCAGAATATCACTTATCATCTGGTGTTGGAACGCCGTTTTGGTGTGCTCCAGAGATATGGCGAGGATCGGGATATGGAACACCAGCTGATGTTTACAG CTTTGGCATTGTGATGTGGGAAATTTGTTCGCGAAAGATTCCATATTACGATCAAATTTGTGATCACCTGATGACAGCCATTATGAATGGAACGAGACCGACCGTTCCAGAAAATGACCAAAACGACTATATTCAATTGATGAAAGCTTGTTGGTC
- the LOC134189724 gene encoding lysosomal membrane ascorbate-dependent ferrireductase CYB561A3-like codes for MKYESIDEEPAARPDVDYHFWSAVAVVEVFLFLIVLPLLLVYTIYFHDGFAWEAHNTYLTIFNVHPLCMVLGFVVLYSQGALVYRVLRKLPKMVVKLIHAAIMLSVVVCTVVGLLAVFTLHNDNNIANLYSLHSWMGLTTVILFGCQLLAGLMIFLLPFPCITHGQREIAKLWHHKLGFMIYILAALTVLSGLQEKAGFGLGKHNCKVRFANGTCHIEYAYEDKRPEGIVLNLIGLFVGLSMVGVVAIVTETDWRRHSED; via the exons ATGAAGTACGAGAGCATAGATGAAGAACCTGCCGCTCGCCCCGACGTAGACTACCATTTCTGGTCGGCCGTGGCTGTTGTTGAAGTATTCCTCTTTCTCATCGTTCTGCCTCTGCTGCTCGTCTACACCATCTATTTTCATGACGGTTTCGCGTGGGAGGCTCATAACACGTACCTGACGATTTTCAACGTGCATCCCTTGTGCATGGTGCTTGGCTTCGTCGTCCTCTACTCACAAg GTGCTTTGGTTTATCGTGTGTTGCGTAAACTGCCGAAGATGGTTGTGAAGCTTATTCATGCAGCGATTATGCTGAGTGTCGTGGTGTGTACTGTAGTCGGTCTTTTAGCTGTCTTCACACTccacaacgacaacaacatTGCGAATCTATACTCACTACACAGCTGGATGGGACTGACGACGGTCATTTTGTTTGGATGTCAG CTCTTGGCTGGCTTGATGATTTTCTTGCTGCCATTTCCATGTATTACACATGGTCAACGTGAAATTGCAAAGCTATGGCATCATAAACTTGGATTTATGATCTACATTCTTGCTGCGCTAACTGTTCTGTCTGGACTGCAAGAGAAAGCTGGATTCGGTCTAGGAAA ACACAACTGTAAAGTGAGGTTTGCAAATGGTACTTGTCATATCGAGTATGCTTATGAGGACAAGAGACCGGAGGGAATCGTCTTGAATCTCATAGGGCTTTTTGTTGGTCTGTCGATGGTTGGTGTGGTGGCTATTGTGACAGAAACTGACTGGAGGAGACATTCAGAGGACTGA
- the LOC134190284 gene encoding uncharacterized protein LOC134190284, protein MLYYATCALGVVWVVCCVVAWHGVSVVYILWWCVACGVVWCVLWCGEWSGVCRWCGGVVVWRGGVCGGVAWWCDVVCGGVVCVMWLRVVVWCDVAWCALLWYGVMWCVVWNGAWLCVLWCGVLCVVGGMVCYRWCDLVWSGLVRCSVWCGVEWCGLCSLLFGMIACGVVCGGVSRLVWCGVVWCRLVSGCVWLCVVWCILVWCAVWSGVVWCGLVCIMYGLISYGITVYL, encoded by the exons ATGCTCTACTATGCTACT tgtgcaCTTGGTGTGGTGTGGGTGGTGTGCTGTGTTGTGGCGTGGCATGGCGTG AGTGTAGTGTACATATTGTGGTGGTGTGTGgcatgtggtgtggtgtggtgtg TGTTGTGGTGTGGTGAGTGgagtggtgtg TGTcggtggtgtggtggtgtggtggtgtggcGTGGTGGTGTATGTGGTGGTGTGGCATGgtggtgtgatgtggtgtgtggtggtgtggtgtg TGTGATGTGGTTGcgtgtggtggtgtggtgtgatgtggcGTGGTGTGCTCTGCTGTGGTATGGTGTAATGTGGTGCGTAGTGTGGAATGGTGcatggttgtgtgtgttgtggtgtggtgtgctctg tgtggttGGTGgtatggtgtg TTACAGGTGGTGTGATCTGGTCTGGTCTGGTCTTGTGAGGTGTAGTgtatggtgtggtgtg GAGTGGTGTGGTCTG TGTAGTCTGTTG TTTGGTATGATTGcttgtggtgtggtgtgtggtgggGTGTCGCGCTTGgtatggtgtggtgtggtgtggtgtcgCTTGGTGAGTggttgtgtgtggttgtgtgtggtgtggtgtattTTGGTGTGGTGTGCTGTGTGGTCTGGTGTGGTTTGGTGTGGTCTG GTATGCAtaatg TATGGCCTGATATCATATGGTATCACTGTTTATCTTTAG
- the LOC134189812 gene encoding ankyrin repeat domain-containing protein 50-like: MWRPRPFQRSKNKGLLCEAVERGDIHSVTRLLEMGVDINTRDEYEDCTLLMRACWNNKKDMVELLLTKLAAVNETSGDDGYTGLMIAALQRYENIFDVLLMTKGINVTKADHRGRTAIHWAAMRNRVTILERLLSCSISVDINDNDGCTPLWWAVYNGHLRCVEVLMKHGASHQHESESDGSPLEIAKRRGHSDVVEMMEESIRLRSHVFVERDMPITRQQYEQQIADEVEKMKEELRQSALVHESEVTRLRNEME; this comes from the exons ATGTGGAGGCCCAGGCCATTTCAACGAAGCAAAAACAAAGGATTATTGTGTGAAGCGGTGGAGAGAGGTGATATTCATTCAGTAACGCGTCTTTTAGAGATGggagttgatatcaatacacgTGATGAGTAtgag GATTGCACTCTTCTGATGCGAGCGTGTTGGAATAATAAGAAGGATATGGTTGAGTTGCTGCTCACTAAATTAGCAGCTGTCAACGAGACTAGTGGTGAT GATGGGTATACAGGTTTGATGATAGCAGCATTGCAGAGATATGAAAATATTTTCGATGTGCTATTGATGACCAAAGGTATTAATGTGACAAAGGCAGATCAT AGGGGAAGGACAGCCATCCATTGGGCTGCAATGAGGAATCGTGTGACCATTTTAGAGAGACTTCTGTCTTGTTCTAtttctgttgatatcaatgataatgatGGTTGTACACCACTATGGTGGGCTGTCTATAACGGTCATTTACGTTGTGTCGAGGTTCTTATGAAACATGGAGCGAGTCACCAACATGAGAG TGAGAGTGATGGATCACCACTGGAGATTGCCAAGCGGCGTGGTCACAGTGATGTggttgagatgatggaagaaTCCATAAGAT TGAGATCTCATGTCTTTGTGGAGAGAGACATGCCTATCACGAGACAGCAATATGAACAGCAA atTGCTGATGAAGTCGAGAAGATGAAAGAAGAATTAAGACAATCAGCCCTGGTCCACGAGAGTGAAGTGACGAGGCTGAGAAATGAGATGGAATAG
- the LOC134190285 gene encoding NXPE family member 4-like yields the protein MPSLNTEPRLKAARATQVNLLSRTSMHRDASCTRTSSWRVLSKNISVGKPFYVLLTALDCSGNISEAGDFYKAMLTSGTKTLMISVGHVTDYNNGSYLITFVPYWSGVANIHIELVLTSRVIKLIQNTTKSGYIMQCSFHNDFGFANSHYVGPHHMNKIKLVVKLALKNGRGQNELGLCYMDSQVNLLPHFSKSCDMRFPSQHRFYGVCQGSHSTNSTFCESLHWCIRDQKMFENLDNEKDVIQKNTGIVLGDVKSVYVANDANSLEKVTSKTPCLPQPVVKPTGYWMGRYWKNSNCLFGCDTVSKWWSCLTGRDLYMIGSVGVRVALKGQFVPPKLQDHVVEQYNTTVHFNLHGPPIASSSAINFSLATFTADVIDAIPANGNEILVISTVHHFLSLSVEGFQQRLMDIVAAIRRLRQRKLGKKILIIFRTANPRGGTTFRRNPYRLKRYSQMAIDTLVAAKQDVIVYDIFDMFLAYPGKAMVHLPDDMMTLQMNHILSLVCPLKS from the exons ATGCCGTCATTGAACACCGAGCCTCGTTTGAAGGCTGCAAGAGCGACACAA GTCAATCTACTCTCACGTACATCCATGCATAGAGATGCTTCTTGTACAAGGACTTCATCTTGGCGTGTTCTATCAAAGAATATATCAGTAGGAAAGCCATTTTATGTCTTGTTGACTGCTCTTGATTGCAGTGGCAACATATCAGAGGCAGGTGATTTTTATAAGGCTATGTTGACAAGCGGCACAAAAACTTTGATGATATcagttggtcacgtgacggaTTACAATAATGGATCTTACCTTATTACTTTTGTTCCATATTGGAGTGGAGTGGCAAACATTCATATCGAACTTGTTCTAACCAGTCGCGTCATCAAATTGAttcaaaatacaacaaaatcGGGTTACATCATGCAGTGTTCTTTTCACAACGACTTTGGCTTTGCTAATTCGCACTATGTTGGTCCACATCACATGAACAAAATCAAACTTGTAGTCAAATTGGCTTTGAAGAATGGTCGTGGACAAAATGAATTGGGATTGTGTTACATGGACTCACAAGTCAATTTGCTGCCTCATTTCAGTAAATCATGTGACATGCGATTTCCTTCTCAACATCGTTTCTATGGAGTGTGTCAAGGTTCTCATAGCACTAATTCTACCTTCTGCGAGTCTCTCCATTGGTGTATACGTGATCAAAAGATGTTTGAAAACCTTGACAATGAAAAGGATGTCATACAAAAGAACACCGGCATTGTGCTAGGAGACGTAAAGTCCGTGTATGTAGCAAACGATGCAAATAGTCTAGAAAAAGTGACTAGCAAAACTCCATGCCTGCCACAACCTGTGGTGAAGCCAACTGGTTACTGGATGGGTAGATACTGGAAAAAcagcaattgtttgtttggatGTGATACCGTGAGCAAATGGTGGTCGTGTTTGACTGGGAGAGATTTGTATATGATTG GCAgtgtgggtgtgcgtgtgGCTTTGAAAGGTCAGTTCGTTCCACCGAAATTGCAGGACCACGTAGTCGAGCAGTACAATACAACCGTTCACTTTAATCTACATGGTCCACCGATAGCGTCCTCATCCGCCATCAACTTTAGTTTAGCCacgtttactgcagacgtcATCGATGCCATTCCAGCAAACGGCAATGAAATTCTAGTAATCAGCACTGTTCATCATTTtcttagtttgtctgttgaaGGGTTTCAACAGCGTCTAATGGACATTGTTGCTGCCATACGTCGTCTCCGACAGAGAAAGCTGGGCAAAAAGATTCTCATCATATTTCGCACGGCTAATCCTCGTGGAGGCACAACATTTCGAAGAAATCCTTACCGTCTCAAGCGGTACAGTCAGATGGCGATAGATACATTGGTGGCAGCAAAGCAAGACGTTATTGTGTATGATATATTTGATATGTTTCTTGCGTATCCTGGGAAAGCGATGGTCCACCTTCCTGACGATATGATGACACTGCAGATGAATCATATTCTCAGTCTGGTTTGTCCTCTAAAATCATAG